In Rhineura floridana isolate rRhiFlo1 chromosome 1, rRhiFlo1.hap2, whole genome shotgun sequence, the following proteins share a genomic window:
- the C1H9orf40 gene encoding uncharacterized protein C9orf40 homolog: MAKRGAEALACRSFGCESFLTQAPMPKRSRSDPERKEPPCSELLRLKRKRAGAEEDEEEKKATSGGKRPSVVNGSGSQKERGLGAIFHLGGTTRPQEEEQQQQQLLLPGTDMEAAAGGELRDRRTPKPPDEHEDDVWHYNSFQYWRSPLPTIELSDILDLKKDDTVEARHSSSGHLPEMET; the protein is encoded by the exons ATGGCTAAGCGCGGAGCAGAGGCGTTGGCGTGCCGCTCGTTCGGGTGCGAGAGCTTTCTCACTCAAGCACCGATGCCGAAGCGCTCGCGGAGCGATCCCGAGCGAAAGGAGCCGCCATGCTCAGAGCTCCTCCGTTTGAAGCGAAAACGGGCGGGAGCGGAGGAAGATGAAGAGGAGAAGAAAGCCACTAGTGGAGGGAAGCGGCCTTCCGTGGTGAACGGCAGTGGCTCTCAGAAAGAGCGGGGGCTTGGCGCCATCTTCCACCTTGGAGGAACGACGCGGCCGcaagaggaggagcagcagcagcagcagcttttgcTGCCTGGGACAGACATGGAGGCGGCGGCGGGAGGAGAGTTGAGGGATCGTCGGACCCCGAAGCCGCCCGATGAG cATGAAGATGATGTTTGGCACTACAATTCCTTCCAGTACTGGAGGTCTCCATTACCTACTATTGAGTTGTCTGATATTCTGGATTTAAAGAAAGATGACACAGTAGAAGCAAGACACTCCAGCAGTGGTCATCTCCCGGAAATGGAAACCTGA